The Candidatus Endomicrobium procryptotermitis genome has a window encoding:
- the rplQ gene encoding 50S ribosomal protein L17, whose translation MIKNYNGSKLGVTSSHKKAMLRNLASELFLHEKITTTLPKAKELVSYSEKLVTKAKPGDLNAKKAIHGEINNKEVVKKVFEVLVPRYKERKGGYTQILKVSHRRGDNAEMAIVRLVI comes from the coding sequence ATGATAAAGAATTATAACGGGAGCAAACTCGGTGTTACAAGTTCACATAAAAAAGCCATGCTTCGTAATTTGGCATCCGAACTGTTTCTCCATGAAAAAATAACGACCACTTTGCCAAAAGCCAAAGAGCTTGTAAGCTATTCTGAAAAGCTTGTTACAAAAGCAAAACCAGGAGACTTGAACGCTAAAAAGGCCATTCACGGCGAAATTAACAATAAAGAAGTCGTAAAAAAAGTTTTTGAAGTTTTGGTGCCGAGATATAAAGAAAGAAAAGGTGGATATACACAGATTCTTAAAGTCAGTCACCGGCGAGGCGACAATGCCGAAATGGCTATAGTCAGATTGGTAATATGA
- a CDS encoding rod shape-determining protein, with protein sequence MFNYLFSLFSNDMGIDLGTASILVYLKGHEIVLREPSVVAMERDTKKVLAIGAEAKRMLGKTPANIIAVRPLRNGVIADFEATERMIRYFIKKVHSRRSLLHPRVVIGVPSGITEVERRAVRESAEQAGAREVYLIDEPMAAAIGAGIPIQEPEGSMIVDIGGGTTEVAVISLGGMVVAKSLGIAGDEMDEAIVQYFRKKYNLIIGDNTAEEVKMKIGSVYPLEKEMTIDVKGRDQVTGLPKTVKITSEEVRTALLDPVKAIVEVIKNTLEETPAELAADLVDRGIIMSGGGSLVKGLPELLAQETELPVNLADDPITCVARGTGIYLEELDNLKSFKKDRF encoded by the coding sequence ATGTTTAATTATCTTTTCAGCTTGTTTTCAAATGATATGGGTATAGATTTGGGAACGGCTTCTATTTTAGTTTATTTGAAAGGGCATGAGATAGTTCTCAGAGAACCTTCCGTTGTCGCTATGGAAAGAGATACGAAGAAGGTTCTTGCCATAGGCGCCGAAGCAAAAAGAATGCTTGGTAAAACTCCGGCAAATATCATAGCTGTAAGACCTTTGCGTAACGGCGTTATTGCAGATTTTGAAGCTACGGAAAGAATGATTAGGTATTTTATTAAAAAAGTACACAGCAGAAGAAGTCTTCTTCATCCAAGGGTAGTTATAGGTGTTCCTTCTGGAATAACCGAAGTCGAAAGACGCGCTGTGAGAGAGTCCGCCGAGCAGGCCGGGGCAAGAGAAGTTTATCTTATTGATGAACCTATGGCAGCTGCAATAGGAGCTGGAATTCCTATACAGGAGCCAGAAGGAAGTATGATTGTAGATATTGGTGGTGGCACAACTGAAGTGGCCGTCATATCGCTGGGCGGAATGGTTGTGGCCAAATCACTGGGCATTGCAGGTGATGAAATGGACGAAGCTATCGTACAGTATTTCAGAAAAAAATATAATCTCATTATTGGCGATAACACAGCGGAAGAGGTTAAAATGAAGATAGGTTCGGTTTATCCTCTTGAAAAAGAAATGACAATAGATGTTAAAGGCAGAGATCAGGTTACAGGACTTCCAAAAACCGTTAAAATTACTTCAGAAGAAGTAAGAACTGCTTTGTTAGATCCGGTAAAAGCCATTGTCGAAGTCATAAAAAATACTCTTGAGGAAACTCCTGCAGAGCTTGCTGCTGATTTGGTTGACAGAGGAATAATAATGAGCGGCGGCGGTTCTCTGGTTAAAGGTTTGCCGGAACTTCTTGCTCAGGAAACAGAGCTTCCCGTAAATCTTGCAGACGACCCTATAACCTGCGTAGCAAGAGGTACTGGAATTTATCTTGAAGAGTTGGACAATCTCAAAAGTTTTAAAAAAGATAGATTTTAA